The Candidatus Tanganyikabacteria bacterium sequence GTCGCGGTCGCGAAGGCGAAGAAGGCCGCGGGTGAGGCGTCGCCAGGTGGCGGCCGGCAAGATGCCGGCGCTCCCGGGCCCAAGGTGGCGGACAAGCCGCAGCGGGCGGCCGAGGAGATGGCAAGCAAGGCCAAGCCAGTCAAGGCAGAGGCGGCAGCCAAGAAGCCGGTCAGCAAGGAGAACCCCGGGAGCGCCGCCGTCCCGGCGGCCCCGAAGGGCAAGGCCAAGGCCGAGAAGGTTGCCAGGCCGGCCAAGGACAAGAAAGCCGAGCCCGCGGCCGCCAAGGAGCCCCGGTTCAAGCCGGCCGAGGCCTTCCTCGACAGCCAGGACGCCGCCGGGGATCAGCCGGCCGTTCCGGCCGGCCAGCCCCAGTTCAAGAAGACCAGCAAGGTCGACGACTTGCTGGCGGTCGACACCGCCCTGGGCGAGTTGCCGCCCTCGTACGACGAGAACCGGGCGGTGCTGCTGGTGCGCGATCCGCAGTGGGCATACGCCTACTGGGATCTCTCGCGCACCCTGGCCGAGTCGGCCCGCGGCGACTACCGGCAGATCCTGCGCGTGCAGGAGCTTTCGGGCGCGGCCGGCCGGCCGGCGTACTTCTTCGACGTGCAGGTGCCGCGGCACGCGCGGTCGTGGTACCTCAAGCTGCCGGGCGACGGCCGCCGCTACCGCGT is a genomic window containing:
- a CDS encoding DUF4912 domain-containing protein, which translates into the protein MDREALEGLTRKALVERAKELGLTGYSARSKVELVDALLAAEKPAKAGKKSKVVPATAVEKTVPAARRDGAATEVAVAKAKKAAGEASPGGGRQDAGAPGPKVADKPQRAAEEMASKAKPVKAEAAAKKPVSKENPGSAAVPAAPKGKAKAEKVARPAKDKKAEPAAAKEPRFKPAEAFLDSQDAAGDQPAVPAGQPQFKKTSKVDDLLAVDTALGELPPSYDENRAVLLVRDPQWAYAYWDLSRTLAESARGDYRQILRVQELSGAAGRPAYFFDVQVPRHARSWYLKLPGDGRRYRVEVGLHYRDGSFVSAARSNEIEMPRAKPSEVVADRFVTLPLPEEEAAPAAPPQQQ